A stretch of Litoribacterium kuwaitense DNA encodes these proteins:
- a CDS encoding C39 family peptidase: MRIMISGAMFILLLIAAFFTSVSINKPSSSTVLMIGSSWIGQQKELFQPENIAGTPIRLEGVTYVPSRLLAQIYDVSLHWDSQTAELKLNNLTLSKNKEKQLHYRLIDGISYVPLRAVLTSFGEPIYVYGNLLSLSDPLLEKEFTSYQKSFIDKKPYRVQLANQQVQYFESLKMALAEANQAQATVVDAEGTAVFDTTKDTYAVLQNDTLLYSFTDFTEAYSLATHYAGAVILHKTGNPIFVSGDQTAPSAQIDDVPLIHQYPELPRGCEVTSLAMMLQWGGSDVDKLSLAQEVRTIPATTVDEEGKTIHGHPNDGFVGDMYSLTKPGLGVYHKPVAELANQYAPGRVADLTGSDWEVVEYQLSMGRPVWVIISTTFAPLPSSEWLTWNTSSGPIQITYREHAAIITGYDHDKVYFNEPFGKTSEANKEGFKKGWEQFGKQAITIL, from the coding sequence ATGCGTATCATGATTTCCGGAGCCATGTTTATCTTACTTTTAATCGCGGCTTTTTTCACAAGTGTATCAATAAATAAGCCTTCATCATCAACTGTCTTAATGATCGGGAGTAGTTGGATCGGTCAACAAAAAGAGCTTTTTCAGCCTGAAAATATTGCAGGAACCCCCATTCGACTGGAGGGTGTCACATATGTACCTTCACGTCTCCTCGCTCAAATCTATGATGTTTCACTGCATTGGGACAGTCAAACGGCTGAATTAAAGCTGAATAACTTGACACTTAGCAAAAATAAAGAGAAGCAATTGCACTATCGTTTGATTGATGGCATTTCATACGTACCGTTGCGAGCAGTTTTGACCTCTTTCGGCGAGCCAATCTATGTGTATGGTAACCTTCTGTCTCTCAGCGACCCTTTGTTAGAAAAAGAGTTCACAAGTTATCAAAAGAGCTTTATTGACAAAAAGCCATATCGAGTTCAGCTGGCAAACCAACAGGTTCAATACTTTGAATCACTTAAAATGGCACTAGCTGAAGCGAATCAGGCACAAGCGACGGTCGTTGATGCGGAAGGGACTGCTGTTTTTGACACGACCAAAGACACATACGCTGTATTGCAAAATGACACCCTACTCTATTCTTTTACTGACTTTACAGAGGCGTACAGCTTAGCTACTCATTATGCAGGCGCTGTCATTTTACATAAAACTGGGAATCCAATCTTCGTTTCCGGAGATCAGACAGCACCAAGTGCACAAATAGACGATGTTCCCCTCATCCATCAATACCCTGAGCTTCCACGAGGCTGCGAAGTGACTAGTCTAGCAATGATGCTCCAATGGGGTGGCTCGGATGTCGACAAGCTTTCACTTGCACAAGAAGTGCGCACCATTCCAGCGACCACTGTCGATGAGGAAGGAAAAACAATTCATGGTCATCCGAACGATGGGTTTGTCGGAGATATGTATTCCTTAACGAAGCCCGGTCTCGGCGTATATCACAAACCAGTTGCTGAGCTGGCGAATCAGTATGCACCTGGACGTGTTGCTGATTTAACGGGAAGTGACTGGGAGGTTGTGGAATATCAGCTTTCGATGGGCAGACCTGTATGGGTCATCATTTCTACAACCTTTGCCCCTCTACCTTCTTCAGAATGGTTGACTTGGAACACCTCATCTGGCCCTATTCAAATCACTTACCGCGAGCATGCAGCGATCATTACGGGCTATGATCACGACAAAGTGTATTTTAATGAGCCGTTCGGCAAAACAAGTGAAGCAAATAAAGAAGGCTTTAAAAAAGGCTGGGAGCAATTTGGCAAACAGGCCATCACCATTTTATAA
- a CDS encoding LysR family transcriptional regulator encodes MELRQIRYFMEVAMREHVTEAADALHVAQSSVSRQIANLESELGVDLFIREKRRVKLTPIGKIFYERMAQAMNVIDDAKREVEEHLDPKKGTIRVAFPISLAAYILPTVIHAFRMHYPEAKFHLKQALYDELIDGVIKGEYNLALLGPLPKDEKKIHRKVLFTENIVALLPIHHSLAQKKSLKLLELKDEQFVTLPKGFVFREIVEKACLSLGFSPSVGFEGDDTDALKGLVSAGLGVALMPEVTLVDNIPRSTVRIPLDDENLTRTVGVITPTQRKLLPTEELFYEFLQEFFSRLNYFNN; translated from the coding sequence ATGGAGCTTCGCCAAATTCGATATTTTATGGAAGTCGCGATGAGAGAGCATGTTACCGAGGCCGCTGATGCGCTGCATGTCGCGCAATCGTCAGTGAGCAGGCAAATTGCAAATTTGGAAAGTGAACTAGGGGTAGATCTGTTTATCCGTGAAAAACGGAGGGTGAAATTAACACCTATTGGAAAAATTTTCTATGAACGTATGGCGCAAGCGATGAACGTCATCGATGATGCCAAGCGTGAAGTTGAGGAACACTTGGATCCTAAAAAGGGGACGATTCGCGTTGCGTTCCCAATCAGTCTCGCCGCCTATATATTACCAACAGTCATTCATGCATTTCGTATGCATTATCCTGAAGCTAAATTTCATTTAAAGCAGGCGCTCTATGATGAATTAATTGACGGGGTCATCAAGGGGGAATATAACCTTGCCTTATTAGGTCCTCTGCCAAAAGATGAGAAAAAAATTCACCGCAAAGTGCTTTTTACCGAAAATATTGTGGCGCTTTTACCGATCCATCACTCTTTAGCACAGAAAAAATCGTTAAAGCTTTTAGAGCTTAAAGACGAACAATTTGTTACACTCCCTAAAGGCTTCGTATTTCGAGAGATCGTTGAGAAAGCCTGCCTTTCTCTAGGATTCTCCCCAAGTGTAGGCTTTGAAGGTGATGATACTGATGCTTTGAAAGGTCTTGTTTCTGCCGGCCTTGGGGTCGCGCTGATGCCCGAAGTAACACTCGTTGACAATATCCCACGCTCAACGGTTCGAATCCCTTTAGATGATGAAAATCTTACAAGAACCGTCGGCGTCATCACACCAACGCAAAGAAAACTGCTTCCAACAGAAGAACTCTTTTATGAATTTTTACAAGAGTTCTTTTCACGACTCAACTATTTTAACAACTAA
- the gdhA gene encoding NADP-specific glutamate dehydrogenase, translating to MKTIEKMEQTHLQEAQAYVQQAYEAVQKRNPNHVEFQQAVKEVFDSLVPVFAKHPHYMKQAILERLSEPERLISFRVPWVDDEGNIHVNRGFRVQFNSAIGPYKGGLRFHPSVNESIIKFLGFEQIFKNSLTGQPIGGGKGGSDFDPKGKSDSEIMRFCQSFMSELSQHIGPDLDVPAGDIGVGAREVGYMFGQYKKMRGGYEAGVLTGKGLEYGGSLVRKEATGYGVVYFVDEMMKDKGLSLQGSTVVVSGSGNVSIYAIEKVTELGGKVVACSDSGGYVYDSKGINVDTVKRLKEVEQKRMSEYVQEHPHAEYYEGCSNIWSIPCDIALPCATQNEIDEYSANLLISNGVKAVGEGANMPSTLEAIDVFLESNVLFAPAKAANAGGVAVSALEMAQNSQRLSWTFEEVDAKLKAIMKNIYQDSISASEDYGTSGNLVVGANIAGFKKVADAMIAQGLI from the coding sequence ATGAAAACAATTGAGAAAATGGAACAGACTCATTTGCAAGAAGCACAAGCTTACGTTCAGCAAGCCTACGAGGCGGTTCAAAAGCGAAACCCCAACCATGTAGAGTTTCAGCAAGCTGTCAAAGAAGTATTCGACTCTTTAGTGCCTGTATTTGCAAAACATCCTCACTATATGAAGCAAGCTATTCTTGAAAGATTGTCTGAGCCTGAACGATTGATTTCCTTTAGAGTACCATGGGTTGATGATGAAGGAAACATTCATGTCAACCGTGGCTTCCGTGTCCAGTTTAACAGCGCCATCGGACCTTATAAAGGCGGTTTACGTTTTCATCCATCGGTGAATGAAAGCATTATTAAATTCCTCGGGTTTGAGCAAATTTTTAAGAATTCCTTAACTGGGCAGCCAATTGGTGGCGGTAAAGGTGGATCTGATTTTGATCCTAAAGGAAAGTCAGATAGTGAAATTATGCGCTTTTGCCAAAGCTTTATGTCTGAGTTGAGTCAACATATCGGTCCAGATCTTGATGTCCCTGCCGGAGATATCGGTGTAGGCGCACGAGAAGTGGGCTATATGTTTGGTCAGTATAAAAAAATGCGCGGTGGCTATGAGGCTGGTGTTCTGACAGGAAAAGGTCTTGAGTATGGCGGAAGCCTCGTTCGTAAAGAAGCGACCGGCTACGGTGTTGTTTATTTTGTTGATGAAATGATGAAAGATAAAGGGCTCAGCCTGCAAGGGAGCACAGTCGTCGTATCAGGTTCTGGAAATGTGTCAATTTATGCGATTGAAAAAGTGACTGAACTAGGTGGAAAGGTTGTCGCTTGCAGTGATTCGGGAGGCTATGTATATGACAGTAAAGGGATTAATGTTGACACTGTGAAACGCTTAAAAGAGGTTGAGCAAAAGCGCATGAGTGAGTATGTGCAAGAGCATCCACATGCAGAATACTATGAGGGATGTTCTAACATTTGGTCAATACCTTGTGACATCGCTCTTCCGTGTGCTACGCAAAACGAAATTGACGAGTATTCTGCCAACCTGCTGATTTCCAACGGCGTTAAAGCGGTTGGTGAAGGGGCAAATATGCCGTCAACGCTGGAAGCTATTGACGTTTTTCTAGAAAGCAATGTTCTTTTTGCACCTGCGAAGGCAGCAAATGCGGGTGGTGTTGCGGTTTCGGCTTTGGAAATGGCCCAAAACAGCCAGCGACTCTCTTGGACGTTTGAGGAAGTCGATGCAAAGCTCAAAGCCATTATGAAAAATATATATCAAGATTCTATTTCGGCATCTGAAGATTATGGTACATCTGGAAACCTTGTTGTAGGAGCAAATATTGCTGGCTTTAAAAAAGTAGCCGATGCCATGATTGCTCAAGGTTTAATTTAA
- a CDS encoding mannitol dehydrogenase family protein, with protein sequence MSEQKGLRAKVHRFGSFLSGMIMQNIGAFIAWGIISASFYRPGHDQYVQKIVERFLNPYVSDDVTHVARGPMRKLGPNVRLIRPAQMYIKKQGTFRITSPE encoded by the coding sequence ATGTCAGAGCAAAAAGGATTGCGGGCAAAAGTGCATCGCTTTGGTAGCTTTTTAAGTGGAATGATTATGCAGAACATCGGTGCTTTTATTGCCTGGGGTATTATTTCAGCATCATTTTACCGTCCCGGACATGATCAATACGTTCAAAAAATTGTTGAGCGGTTTCTAAATCCGTATGTGTCTGACGACGTCACTCACGTTGCCCGTGGTCCTATGAGAAAGCTTGGACCAAATGTTCGTCTCATCCGTCCTGCTCAAATGTATATCAAAAAACAGGGAACATTCCGCATCACCTCGCCCGAGTGA
- a CDS encoding HIT family protein produces MEECPLCQLNLVEQQQVIVKNERCIFLQMPQDVLIGSGLIVPIQHRETVFDLTPEEWQATYSLLHEVKAMLDQSYSPDGYNVGWNCYPVGGQNIMHAHLHVIPRFNDEPFSGKGIRHWLKKKENQRQ; encoded by the coding sequence ATGGAAGAATGTCCACTTTGTCAACTGAATCTAGTAGAACAACAGCAAGTGATTGTCAAAAACGAACGGTGTATTTTTCTGCAAATGCCCCAAGACGTTTTAATCGGTTCCGGGCTTATTGTTCCGATACAGCATCGGGAGACCGTTTTTGACCTTACGCCAGAAGAGTGGCAAGCGACATATTCATTATTACATGAAGTGAAGGCAATGTTAGATCAATCTTATTCCCCGGACGGATACAACGTTGGCTGGAATTGCTATCCTGTCGGAGGACAGAACATTATGCATGCGCATTTACACGTCATTCCTCGGTTTAACGATGAACCTTTTTCTGGTAAAGGGATCAGACACTGGTTAAAAAAGAAGGAAAATCAAAGACAATGA
- a CDS encoding ROK family protein — MQDLYLAFDIGGTDIKSGLINAAGAVIGADKTPTQAHRGGAGILNELCRLADLYLSESKGIKGVAVSTAGQVDIENGVVFKAGPTIPNYAGTNLKNVLEKHTNLPVEVDNDVNCVALAEKWIGGCQNTMNFVALTLGTGIGGALFLDGALYRGHSFSAGEWGYMDVHGRRFEDSASISALVKAVVDDPSAPHVVDGEHVFRLYDQGHPSVKKHVKHFLKHLAIGIHTIHAILNPEMVVIGGGVTKRGAVFQREVHEAMLQMTPEWDTPLTLASSGNHAGMVGAVYHFRKRQGVAAY, encoded by the coding sequence ATGCAAGACCTGTATTTAGCTTTTGACATCGGGGGAACAGACATTAAATCCGGTTTGATCAACGCTGCAGGTGCTGTGATTGGCGCGGATAAGACGCCCACTCAGGCGCACCGTGGAGGCGCAGGCATTCTTAATGAATTGTGCCGTTTAGCAGATTTATATCTATCTGAGTCTAAGGGAATCAAGGGGGTGGCTGTGAGTACAGCTGGGCAGGTTGATATAGAAAATGGCGTAGTTTTTAAAGCTGGTCCAACCATTCCAAATTATGCTGGCACCAACCTTAAAAACGTTTTAGAGAAACATACGAATCTTCCCGTTGAGGTCGATAACGATGTGAACTGTGTCGCGCTCGCAGAAAAATGGATTGGCGGTTGTCAAAATACAATGAATTTTGTCGCATTGACACTAGGAACAGGGATTGGAGGCGCGCTTTTTTTAGATGGAGCATTATACAGAGGTCACTCATTTAGCGCTGGAGAATGGGGATACATGGATGTGCACGGTAGAAGATTTGAAGACAGTGCTTCAATCAGTGCATTAGTAAAAGCTGTCGTTGATGACCCTTCAGCTCCGCATGTTGTAGACGGTGAGCATGTTTTTCGGCTGTATGATCAAGGTCACCCTTCAGTTAAAAAGCACGTCAAACACTTTTTAAAACATTTGGCCATTGGTATTCATACCATCCATGCGATTTTAAATCCGGAAATGGTTGTCATTGGCGGTGGCGTGACGAAGCGTGGGGCGGTTTTTCAGCGCGAAGTCCATGAAGCGATGTTGCAAATGACTCCGGAGTGGGACACGCCACTCACACTCGCTTCTTCTGGTAATCATGCGGGAATGGTTGGAGCCGTCTATCATTTTCGCAAGAGGCAAGGCGTCGCTGCTTATTAA
- a CDS encoding glycosyltransferase family protein — MSKIHIVYYISDEGASHMARSAVVAEELLLAMPNLHITFVHRSMIRYLKRRFFKWKDRVAFRSLPFHLNYVYEKNHFTIDQVKMAEHFDIYKLNWSMMHAEETAFLKELKPHLVLSDIEAVAFSAADEAGVYSIGMSHVTWHSVMTEVLMKKATFLRDAYEKMDVWIALPGGNEPSWGNDKKFDLGWFATPTHLQRVRKLRRRWKLFGQSTKLIFIDFGDQSNHWSIPETWVSESTMFIVSSGLMTGSPYVIPVPRFEPNPQDYLAAADWMIARPNWSLVANAVLSNTPVRLVGHSERYEERQLCANIERNQFGETHLINHLKDIQRLPLSQPLRTTAHVENELPKLISILLSFV, encoded by the coding sequence ATGAGTAAAATACATATTGTTTATTACATCTCCGATGAAGGAGCCAGTCATATGGCGAGAAGCGCTGTCGTTGCTGAAGAATTGCTGTTAGCAATGCCTAACTTGCATATTACGTTCGTTCATCGCTCAATGATTCGCTATTTAAAGAGGCGATTTTTCAAATGGAAGGACCGTGTAGCTTTCAGATCGCTTCCCTTCCATTTAAATTACGTATATGAGAAAAATCATTTTACAATAGATCAAGTGAAAATGGCCGAACATTTCGATATATACAAACTGAATTGGTCTATGATGCATGCTGAAGAAACAGCTTTCTTAAAAGAGTTGAAACCGCACTTAGTTTTAAGTGATATAGAGGCAGTTGCTTTCTCGGCAGCAGATGAGGCAGGCGTTTATTCAATCGGAATGTCCCATGTAACATGGCATTCAGTGATGACAGAGGTCCTTATGAAAAAAGCTACGTTTTTAAGGGATGCTTATGAGAAAATGGACGTGTGGATCGCTCTTCCAGGAGGAAATGAACCTTCTTGGGGGAACGACAAAAAATTCGACTTAGGGTGGTTTGCGACTCCGACGCATCTGCAGAGGGTACGTAAATTACGTAGGCGATGGAAATTGTTTGGTCAATCAACAAAATTGATTTTCATTGATTTTGGTGATCAAAGCAATCATTGGTCAATTCCCGAAACATGGGTAAGCGAGAGCACAATGTTCATCGTATCTTCTGGATTAATGACAGGTAGCCCATATGTTATTCCTGTTCCTCGTTTTGAGCCAAACCCACAAGATTATCTTGCTGCAGCCGACTGGATGATCGCACGGCCGAATTGGTCTTTGGTTGCAAACGCCGTACTGTCTAATACGCCTGTCCGTTTAGTCGGTCACAGCGAACGGTATGAAGAGCGTCAGTTGTGTGCAAATATCGAAAGAAACCAATTTGGGGAAACCCACTTAATCAATCATCTGAAAGATATCCAGCGATTGCCTCTTTCTCAACCTTTACGGACGACGGCTCATGTAGAAAACGAGTTGCCTAAGCTCATTTCTATATTACTATCCTTTGTGTGA
- a CDS encoding ArsR/SmtB family transcription factor, producing the protein MKSNSKAVDDFKHTTSFLAALGDPIRLQIIRFLGQKGQSNVKDIAEQFDLSRPAISHHLKILKMAAAVDSRKAGQEVYYWLQREHVVSTLQQIAEDTSQMRNGQ; encoded by the coding sequence ATGAAGTCCAACAGCAAGGCCGTGGATGATTTTAAGCATACGACCTCATTCCTAGCAGCATTAGGAGATCCGATCCGCCTGCAAATCATTAGATTTCTCGGACAAAAAGGTCAAAGCAACGTAAAAGACATTGCTGAACAATTTGATTTAAGCAGACCGGCCATTTCACATCATCTAAAAATACTAAAGATGGCGGCAGCGGTGGATAGCCGAAAAGCAGGTCAAGAGGTTTATTATTGGCTCCAAAGAGAGCACGTCGTTTCCACATTACAGCAAATTGCTGAAGATACATCCCAAATGCGTAACGGTCAATAG
- a CDS encoding phytanoyl-CoA dioxygenase family protein encodes MVEKPGEGLTKEQVDFYQREGYLVLPSLLSAEELNPTKEAMNDKVSMIANELFKDGLIKDRLIDRPFERRLAELFKDLTEKDFLKYGVSWRDRHPGYFHLMSHPKILDVVESLIGGEIFSNPLYNTRPKIPKVAAGAVPWHQDKSYWPGAKSNPVITVWIPIVDANEINGCLHIKPKTHRKRLLEWHREQDTGAGYTALRENQLGNTPSVVLPVKAGSAIVFNDRCLHMSTPNHSEEVRWSVDLRYQPTDQDPMTDRGIGFLARSRKHTERVATLEDWLANRPEHLDESS; translated from the coding sequence ATGGTTGAAAAGCCAGGTGAGGGTTTAACAAAGGAGCAGGTAGATTTTTATCAGCGGGAAGGGTATCTCGTGTTACCGTCTCTGTTATCAGCTGAGGAGCTCAATCCAACAAAAGAGGCAATGAATGATAAAGTATCAATGATTGCAAATGAATTATTTAAAGACGGGCTCATTAAAGACCGTCTAATCGATCGTCCATTTGAACGTCGGCTTGCAGAGTTATTTAAAGATTTAACAGAGAAGGATTTCTTGAAGTATGGTGTAAGTTGGCGTGATCGCCACCCTGGCTATTTTCATTTAATGAGCCATCCGAAAATACTTGATGTTGTTGAGTCTTTGATTGGGGGAGAAATTTTTTCCAATCCACTTTACAATACGAGACCGAAAATACCGAAAGTAGCTGCTGGAGCTGTTCCTTGGCATCAAGATAAATCATATTGGCCAGGTGCGAAGTCAAATCCAGTGATTACAGTTTGGATACCGATTGTCGATGCCAACGAAATAAATGGTTGTTTGCATATTAAACCAAAAACGCATCGAAAGAGACTTCTTGAGTGGCATCGTGAACAAGATACTGGGGCCGGTTATACTGCTCTTCGGGAAAACCAACTTGGGAACACGCCAAGTGTCGTGTTGCCAGTCAAAGCGGGAAGCGCCATTGTATTTAACGATCGTTGTCTTCATATGTCGACACCAAATCATTCTGAAGAAGTACGCTGGAGCGTTGATTTACGTTATCAGCCAACGGATCAAGACCCAATGACAGATCGAGGAATAGGGTTTCTAGCGAGAAGTCGAAAGCATACTGAACGAGTCGCAACGCTGGAAGACTGGTTGGCCAATCGGCCCGAACATCTAGATGAATCATCGTAG
- a CDS encoding glycoside hydrolase family 95 protein, with product MDRHVLWYDRPSTLAGLSRKESWDRALPIGNGRLGAMVFGDHPVERLQVNEESIWAGPPVPENQPQAREAIEEARALLFAGKHEEAEQIVQSQVLHPHTRPRSYQPFGDLYLRPLGDLAIEQYRRELNLDTAIAEVFYVQKGVRHKREVFSSAVDQVLVTHCESEQSGTLHTKIELSRDDQIHLSECRGDALLLEGQAQHEGTHLGVHFCGVVRVKTDGELQADKGSFIIRDASYITLYLAVRTDYNLANPYEPLQEDLVACCEKDLEQAMVKSYDKLKKDHMTAHQKLFRRVNLQLGTAEYEPYALHPTDQRLAAFRQGHDDHHLISLYFQYGRYLLISSSRPGGLPANLQGIWNEDMQAIWDSDFHLNINLQMNYWPAQLTNLAECQLPYFTLLENMIEHGKETARVVYGCRGFVAHYTTDAWLHTAPLGEIPYGMWPMSAGWCARDFMEYYRFNGDHAFLQAHAYPMLKEAATFFLDWLVQHPDTGEWVSGPSISPENRFYSTAGNAVALCMAPAMDQQIIWETFSNVLEAADVLEVEDEVFLQQVKDVQSKLALPEIGEDGRLMEWCESYEEVEPGHRHISHLYAVHPGNQYTFRTAPAMMDAAKKSLSYRLQHGGGHTGWSRAWMINFWARFKDGEQSYKHICHLLQQSTLDNLFDTHPPFQIDGNFGATAGVAEMLLQSHDGKIELLPALPRIWAEGAVHGLKARGGFEVAMTWEKGALTKSTVYSLHGGECRLSYQGQDIVLMTEARKQYDVIWTGNTLLLNK from the coding sequence ATGGACAGGCATGTATTATGGTATGATCGTCCATCCACACTGGCGGGACTCAGCCGTAAGGAAAGTTGGGATAGGGCTCTGCCTATCGGGAATGGCCGTTTAGGTGCAATGGTATTTGGAGATCATCCTGTGGAGCGTTTGCAAGTAAACGAAGAGTCGATTTGGGCTGGACCGCCCGTTCCGGAAAATCAGCCGCAAGCACGTGAAGCAATTGAGGAGGCGAGAGCTCTTTTATTTGCTGGCAAGCATGAAGAAGCGGAGCAGATCGTTCAGTCTCAAGTGTTGCATCCCCATACGAGACCGAGAAGTTATCAGCCTTTTGGTGACTTGTACTTACGTCCATTAGGTGACCTTGCAATTGAACAATATAGGCGAGAGCTTAATCTGGATACGGCCATTGCTGAAGTATTTTACGTCCAAAAAGGAGTGCGCCATAAACGGGAAGTATTTTCAAGTGCTGTAGATCAAGTGCTAGTGACGCACTGTGAAAGTGAACAGTCAGGAACGTTACATACTAAAATTGAACTGTCGCGTGACGATCAAATCCACCTTTCTGAATGTAGAGGCGACGCACTTTTGCTCGAAGGTCAGGCGCAGCATGAAGGAACTCATTTAGGCGTTCATTTTTGTGGTGTTGTCAGGGTAAAGACTGATGGGGAGTTACAGGCAGACAAAGGGAGCTTCATCATCCGTGATGCATCATATATAACACTTTATTTGGCGGTCCGAACGGACTACAATTTAGCTAATCCGTATGAACCACTTCAGGAAGATTTAGTGGCTTGCTGCGAAAAAGACCTTGAGCAGGCGATGGTGAAATCGTATGACAAGTTGAAAAAAGATCATATGACGGCTCATCAGAAATTGTTTCGCCGTGTGAATCTGCAACTAGGCACTGCTGAATATGAGCCATATGCTTTACATCCAACTGATCAGCGATTAGCGGCTTTCCGACAAGGTCACGACGATCATCACTTGATTTCTCTTTACTTTCAATATGGTCGCTACTTGCTCATTTCGTCCAGTCGTCCGGGAGGATTGCCGGCGAATTTACAAGGCATTTGGAACGAGGATATGCAAGCCATTTGGGATAGTGACTTTCATTTAAATATTAACTTACAGATGAATTACTGGCCTGCACAGTTGACGAATTTGGCGGAATGTCAGTTGCCTTACTTTACTTTGCTAGAAAATATGATTGAACATGGAAAAGAAACGGCACGTGTCGTTTACGGATGCCGAGGGTTTGTCGCGCATTATACGACGGATGCGTGGCTGCACACTGCCCCGTTAGGTGAAATTCCTTATGGGATGTGGCCGATGAGTGCTGGTTGGTGTGCACGTGATTTTATGGAATATTATCGGTTTAATGGTGACCATGCGTTTTTACAAGCCCATGCATATCCGATGTTAAAAGAAGCTGCGACCTTTTTTCTGGACTGGTTAGTGCAGCATCCGGATACGGGGGAGTGGGTTTCTGGACCGTCAATCTCACCAGAAAATCGTTTTTATTCAACTGCTGGCAATGCAGTAGCACTATGTATGGCGCCTGCTATGGATCAACAAATCATTTGGGAGACATTTTCTAATGTGCTGGAAGCAGCCGATGTGTTAGAGGTTGAAGATGAGGTCTTCCTCCAACAGGTAAAAGATGTGCAGAGCAAACTAGCATTGCCGGAGATTGGAGAAGATGGACGTCTAATGGAGTGGTGTGAGTCTTATGAGGAGGTTGAGCCGGGTCATCGGCATATTTCTCATTTGTATGCCGTTCATCCAGGGAATCAATATACATTTAGAACGGCACCAGCGATGATGGATGCTGCGAAAAAGTCGCTTTCCTACCGTTTGCAGCATGGCGGTGGTCATACTGGATGGAGTCGCGCGTGGATGATTAACTTTTGGGCACGCTTTAAAGACGGTGAACAGTCGTATAAACACATTTGTCATTTATTACAGCAATCGACACTTGATAATTTATTTGATACGCATCCGCCTTTTCAAATTGACGGAAACTTTGGAGCAACAGCGGGGGTTGCCGAGATGCTGCTGCAAAGTCACGATGGCAAGATTGAGCTGCTTCCTGCACTTCCGCGAATATGGGCTGAAGGCGCTGTTCATGGATTGAAAGCACGTGGTGGCTTTGAAGTCGCGATGACATGGGAAAAGGGCGCGTTAACAAAATCGACTGTCTATTCGCTGCATGGTGGGGAGTGCCGGCTATCCTATCAAGGACAAGACATTGTGCTGATGACAGAGGCTCGTAAGCAGTATGATGTTATTTGGACAGGCAATACACTTCTCTTAAACAAGTAG
- a CDS encoding AraC family transcriptional regulator, whose protein sequence is MNEVCEISPYIRVAHLYRFPSDRNAEESMRIGYCYAWHLVVDGKGILTTEGRSYSLKKYDLVFLPPKQVHSFHSDAKQPLLTLNVYAELWTDQPQYTNRHIVWNHNDFDNQLLTYARQGTALDDIPTVLSLQHKNTLKDRFNQLVDQHQVQECLSHDIAISLLKAFILEIVLMRYDERIPDYRIQPIIERIDRDPSTASNYDEWMAESGLKKTQFHERFKQTTGLSPKAYWTKAMMKQAAVLLFESQRTITEIAADLNYSSVHHFTKQFKSYFGVAPSEYRSQKKSSSLFI, encoded by the coding sequence ATGAATGAAGTCTGTGAAATCTCACCCTATATTCGTGTTGCCCACCTTTATCGTTTCCCAAGTGATCGAAATGCTGAAGAATCAATGCGAATTGGCTATTGCTATGCATGGCATCTCGTTGTTGATGGGAAAGGGATATTAACAACTGAAGGTCGTTCATATTCACTTAAAAAATATGACCTCGTATTTCTCCCTCCTAAACAGGTTCACTCTTTTCATTCTGATGCCAAACAACCGTTATTAACATTGAACGTATACGCTGAACTATGGACTGACCAACCTCAATATACAAATCGTCATATCGTTTGGAATCACAACGATTTTGATAACCAGCTGTTGACGTATGCGCGCCAAGGTACCGCTCTTGATGACATTCCGACTGTTTTATCTTTACAACACAAAAACACATTAAAAGATCGCTTTAATCAGCTTGTAGATCAACACCAAGTCCAGGAATGTCTATCGCATGACATCGCGATCAGTCTTTTAAAAGCATTTATTTTGGAAATTGTTTTAATGCGTTATGATGAGCGGATCCCAGATTATCGAATACAGCCCATTATTGAGCGGATTGATCGCGACCCATCAACGGCTTCCAATTACGACGAGTGGATGGCTGAAAGTGGTTTAAAAAAAACACAGTTCCATGAAAGGTTTAAGCAAACGACCGGCTTATCTCCAAAAGCTTATTGGACGAAAGCGATGATGAAGCAGGCTGCCGTCCTCCTCTTCGAAAGCCAGCGTACGATTACTGAGATTGCTGCTGATTTGAATTATTCATCGGTTCATCATTTTACAAAGCAATTCAAGTCATATTTCGGGGTAGCACCGAGCGAGTATCGCAGCCAAAAAAAAAGCAGCTCCCTGTTTATTTAA